The sequence ACAGAACTGGAAGAAAGTGTGCACCAACCCTGTGGATAAAAAGGTGGAGGAAGAGCTGAGAAAGGTGTGTGCCTTCCTGCTGGTCTGAGCACTGTCCTGCAGCAAGCTGCGGAGGgaaaagtacatttttttccctagaaaTTCTTGGTGATTTTAAGTGCCTGGTACAGGTGTGAGTAGATGCTGGTGACACTGCTGTGATCATTTCAGTTCTGCAAGTCAAGCTTTGAATCTGTGGCTTAACTCACATTAACATCAAGTCCCTTTCTGTGCCACGAGTTCTCACCTCACCATCCAGTAGCTTCTCTTGAGGGCCAAAGGCCCCGATATGGACCTGAGTCCACTTGGCAAGCTGCTGTGCCTTTGGGAGCCCCTTCCCACTGCTGTGTGCCTGTCTGTGTGTCACAGTGTGCCTGTCTGTGTGTCACAGTGTGCCTGTCTGTGTGTCACAGTGTGCCTGTCTGTGTGCCATTGCAGCTCTTCGAAGTGCGTCCCGTGTGGTCTCGCAATGCAGTCAAAGCCAACATCAGCGTCCATCCAGACAAGctgaaggtgctgctgccctaTTTGGCCTATTACATGGTGAGTGGTACATCTGTGAGCAAGGGGGCATCACCTGCCTCTTCCTGGTCCTTTACCACTTCTCAGGTCCTGCCACTAAGTACCTGAGCTTAATTTAATGTAAAGAGACAGGGGGAAGGAAATGCTTTAGAACCAAAGTTGAAGCCAAGGAGGATTCAGTGACTGTTGGCTCCATGGGTTCCAACCACCTCTGCAGGTCAGGCAGGCACTCCAAGTGACTGTTCACCTGGCAGTGGTAGCAGAGTTTTTCCACACAAGCACTTGGCTGTGACCTTGCAGATTGGTTTACAAACCAATCTGCACACAAAGCACACAAATATTTGTGCTTTGATTGCCAAGTGTATGAATGTATTTCGGTGTATAAATACTGGCATGGCAAGTGAGCAAAGAGCTGGTAAAACAAATATCTTTGGGCAGTGAGGAAAAATATTAGAACTTTCCAAGGATATTGCTACTGAAGGTAGTTGCTACACTGTGGTGCTTTTTTGTGACCATCTTCCCTCATGTGTTTGTGCAGTTAACAGGTCCTTGGAGAAGCTTATGGGTTAGGTTTGGGTATGACCCCAGAAAACACCCTGAAGCAAAGATTTATCAAGTGCTGGACTTCCGAATTCGCTGTGGAATGAAATATGGTAAAAGGGCCCaacccacagagctgctctctctgcttTCTGGTTAATCCTGgtagtatttttctttttatgtgtttttcaAACTCTTTTGCCATATTTCTGCTTTGATGAACATGTCACCTTTTGAGCTCCTTGCTTACTGTAGTTCTTTTTAAAACTCTTGTCATACTTTCTTTCATAGTATGCAATAGCTCCTTCCTCATTTGGCACATTCTAAGTTCTGCCTTTCCTCCTCCATGTGTTCCAAGCCCAAGTGAGTGTAGCAGagcatcctcctcctcactcAGGGGAGGCACCAAGCAGGAATTCTGGTGCTCACATAGCAGCTTTTCCTCAAGGACCTCAGCATTTCCTGCAGGATGCTGGTCTCTGACCTTGGATGTGGGGTTCTCTGTTTTGATTTTGCAAAGGACAAGTTGAGGAAAAGGAGTTTCTGATGCCATCTAATGCCATGACAGAGCTGGCATCCACTTACTGACATCAGATCACATTTCCAAGTTAAAGGGTTTTGTTGATCTCTTCTCCCCACCCTGCTAAAACCAGCATATCCCAAAGACCAGCCTGCCCTTCCCACAAGAGTCCAACCCTTGTGTTCCTGAGCTGGGGATACTCTGCTGAGTGCTTGCCCTCAGTTCATGACTGGATTTTGGTTTTCACCTCCAGGTTATGCTGCTACTGACATGCCTGTGAAAGCAAAACGCAGCACATACAACTACAGCCTGCCCATCACAGTCAAGAAACAAGGTATGCTGGGCCAGGAGGGCTGCCTGgctcttctgcttctctgtttgCCCCCTCCTAGTCACAGGTGGTGAAGCTGAGTTCCTGTATTCTAGCTGAGCCAAAACTGGAGCTTGTTTTCTGGTAGTAATATTGCTGCTGTTAAGTCAGAGAAAAATCTGCTGGGAGGGGTTGTGGGAGTCTGGCTGAGCCACAGTGTCTGtcagcaggcaggagggagttCTGCAAGCCACACTGGGAATTCAGAATTCACTGAGCTGCAGAGAATGGGGGAAGTTCTCTTTTCTATGTCAAAGGAGAGtagaaaatgttaaaattatGAACAAATGAGCTCTGGAAAAAGCTGCCCAAGTCAGCACTTTTCCTGGGACTGTCCAGTAGCATCTCTGAAGGATGAGCAAAGCACATGCTCTATTGCTGGCTGGTTTTGTTGAATCAACAGAGAGAAGTGACAGTCCAATATGAAGGATGTCCCTTATTAGGactctttgttttcctttcaggaaGTCACACAGTCAGTGTCCACGACCTGAAACAAGGGCTGGGTTCAGCTGGTacatctggggaaaaaaagcccccCTCCAGCAGGTATAAGCTGAAGGTAAGCATGACTTTGTGTACAAAAATCTTGGAATATCTCAGTGAAACGGGGATGGTTCCTGGATTTTCAGTCATTAAGGGATCAGCTGTGAGTGAGTTGATGTGCTCAGGTTTGCCTGGGAAGCTCCCAGTTGGATATGGCACTATGGAACACCACCTGAGTGCATTTTGTTACATGCTGCAAGGTGGGATTGGTGCTTTCCACCCTCATCATAGATGTGAGGAGTATTTTGTTTCAATTGATAAAATTTGAACTTCATGGGCAGAAAAgtgcaaaaaaaatcacatgtcTTTATCAGGTCATGCTGCAAAATCCAACAGGgtggaataaataaataaatgagtcTTGCTATTCCTTTTTTTGCTAGAATGAAGCCCATGATGCACTGCTAGGCAGTgactggctgcagagctgcaggctggAGAGGTGAAGTGTGCtctgcacagcagtgctggtgtcactgcactgcagtgctgcagcgACACTTTGGGGCAGTCCTCATTCAGCTTTATCTTCTGCCACATACAGATCTATGCCTTAAAACTTTTTCCTCTTGGAAGTTCCATGTTCTTGAATCAGCCCATTGGGAGTACTTTCTTTACAGCCTAAAATGCACATGaatcctttccttctttcctcctcTCAGGAATCCGTTTACATTTTCCGAGAAGGAGCCTTGCCCCCTTACCGCCAGATGTTCTACCAGCTCTGTGACTTAAATGTGGAAAGGTACTGCACTCTGACAGCTGAGTCTTACTTAGAGACAGATTTCAAAGCCTGTTGTTTATACCCTGTCCATTCACCCCTCTCCCCCTGAGCAGGAACATCAGAGATGTTCAGTTGCTCAGtaaaaacagaaaagttttTTCACGCGTGAACTTCCTTTCCCATCTGACAATTACCTGGATAACCAACTGTGCTATTCCAGCTCAGTGAAGGGAAGTGGAAGTAAACCAATGTGTCTCATTTCAAACTCACTCCTGAGTGCAGAAGATTAAGGTTTCCTTCCCTTTTGCTGCTCTTTAGCCTGCAGAAGATCATCCATCGGAATGACGGCACGGAGTCGGAGTGCACGGAGAGGGACGGGTGGTGCCTTGCCAAGACAAGTGATGACCTCAGGGACAGCATGTCCCTGATGATAAAGCAGATCATCAGATCCACCAGACCTGGTAAGGATGCTTTGAACATGAGGATGTTGTAGTTGGCACTGAGGCAGAAGTGTTCCTGCATCCTCTGTGTGTTCTTTGGGACGTAGCACATTCCAGTGTaggagctgaggctgctgcctgcagtgggaaTGTGGGCTGGCATTAGGGATGGCTGGGAGTTAAGGTTTTTTATTTACTCTTTCCAGTATCAAAAGCCCTTCAGCTTTTAAATGTCTTCTGCACAGTGATAATCAAGTTCTTAATTCTGACTGATGTATCTGTTGgtggcattttattttttattgataTTATTGCTCGACCAAGaagtgagaaaataatttcttcttgaTGCTGGGCCAAAGCAATAATATCCCAGTGAATTGGGTCAGAATGAGGCAGGAGAGgaggcacagcactgcagctcttCTGTTCTGCTCTCCTTCCTGCACTGTGGAGATGGATTGGTCTGGGCTTGATCAGATTCTGTTAAGTTGTGCAGTGTTAGCTGTGCCCCTGAGGCTGCTGCCTTCCTCTCACATGTTCTGTGAACTCAATTGCAAATGCCCCCAGGTTGCACTGAGAGAGGCATCACAGtgtctttctttcttcccaATTTAAGCTCTTTTCTCAAATACAACAAGCAATGAAGATGGCAAAGAGCAGCTGGCATACGAGTCCGGagaggatgaggatgatgaagaggaggaggaagaggactTCAAGCCTTCTGATGGGAGTGAAAATGAAATGGAGACAGAAATTCTGGACTATGTGTGAGCTCAGTGAGCAGTGTGGCTGCTGTGGACAGAACTATCTCTGCTCTTGCTCCTTGAGAGCCAAGGGCTCAGCATCAGGATCTGGGAAAGCAGAGCTTGTACTAAGCTGATGATGTTCTCTCTGCACTGACTTCTGGTGGGCAGCATTCTGGATGTTTGGGAGCCACTGCCTACATTTTCAGAATTGCTGGCTGAGAAACTCTCCAGCAAGCTCAACAAACTCCCACGAGTGAGCCCAGAATCCAAACCAGCTGGTAACACAGCAGAATATGGGAGAAGCTGCATTCCCAAATCTCTCCATGTGTGGGAGTGCattctctccaggctggtggCCATGTGGAAAATAGAAAAGGTGCCTGAGGTGCTGGGAGAAGAAGCAGTCCAGTGCTGCTGAAGTCTCTAAGCAGGTTCTGCCCTTCTGCTTGTCCACAGGGAATGGAAATACTGAGCCAGGCCTTCAGCACTGAGCCTTGCTGGTCATCTTGGAAATAAAGCCAGCAGGAAAATACACTTTCTGGCAGTGAATAATTCCCTTCCTGGGGTGTAGTGTTTGTTGTCCTCATTACCTGATGCACTTCTCAGGTCTGTTTTGACTTCCCCAGCTAGCAGGTGACAAGGACTgaaggcagctggcagagctccagTTGCACAGAAGTTGGCCACTGCCAGCTGCATTGCTCCCACCAAAAGAAAGCCTCAAAAATTAAAGAGCTACTGACATTTTCTAGATCTTGTGCATGCTCCAGTATGTTCTGAGCACACCTGAAAGTCAAGCTTTGTTTTTCAAAAGGAGTTAAGACCTCCTCTTCTCCTCCACTGAGGAGGCCCTATGGGCTGTTACAGTTGTTTTTAAAGCTGTCACTTGTAACAAAAATGGTAAACTAAACAATTTGTAACTGGAAAATGCAACAGTTTCAATTCATGGGTTCAAAGGAATAGTTCATTTCAAAATTGAGCCATGGTCCCTCAGCCAAAAAGCctatttttcaaaacaaagtTCAACCCACCAGAGTAAAACATAAAGTATGAACTCCCTCACAGTCAGGCCCATCCCTCTTTCTCCAGGAAGGTGCTGGCATTTTGGGGAAGGATGACAGGACAAGCCCTGCCTTGGGGCAGAGACTTTTGAGCATCATTATTTTATTGCAAAGACTAATTACATTGCTGTGTACAAGTCACACCGGGCAGTGTGCTCCTTCATTGAAGTACAAAATACATACGGTACAGCCAGTCCCCccagagggaggggaggggacagtcccagggtgggcagcagagggaacaccctcccagggcagggcagggcagggcagggcaggggggaggCAGGAGGCTGCCCCTGCGTCAAGGAGCCACGAGCTCCCATCATGTGCATCGTGGGCAGCCCTGCCCGAGGGGCCACGGGGCTGGAGGAGCTCCGTGCCAGCCACACTCACACCCAAGCAGCCTCTTCctcaccagccccagcccctggaggGTGGTTCCTgtcctggagcaggggaaggcaCCACAACCACCTGGGAATGCTGGCGGGTGGGAAACGGAAAAGGTCTGCTGGAATGAAGTGGTTAAAAAACAgagagggaggcaggagcaaCAAAAGGTCCCCCTTTGGTTAGTGTTTCCTACAATGATTAAAAGAAGCATCTCTGCCCCTGCTCGAGCAATTAGTGGTAGAGGATTTGGgaggaggggctggcagggtcTGCACCCCATGAGCCAGCATCCCTCCCAGCAGCCTTAAATAGCAGGGGTCACAGGACAGGgactgggctgcagggcagggggaggctggaTTAGTAAAATGTACAAGTTTGCCTCTTCTATTTACAACcaataaatactgaaaaaaaaaaaaatcagtaaacttttttgttttatacAAAAAAAGAAGTCTCATTGCTGCTTCTCCCGTGGTCAGTGTTTGAAAAAGTCCGGTTAAAGCCCAAGGTGAGTGGCACTTTCTGTGGGTCAGGCAGTGGCAGCTGGGGCACCTGGAGCACCCTGAGCTCTGGCCCCTCGCGTGCCCGCACAGACCCAAAGTCTCTATTTACACAGTTTCACACAGAACTTtgctctcctcttcctcaggctggcagcactgggggcACGGCCTGAAGCTCCCCCTTGGCAGAAGAGACACTGGCATTTGATCTTTGGTGCAAGTTTGAACTGGCCCAGTCCAGCTGGAGGATGTGCTGGATCGGGAGAGGAGCGAGACCACGCAGGCTTCCAGCTGGGGAGAGCACGAGGCACCCACTCCATCATGGCACAGCCACGGGCTCCTCCAcggggctcagcactggtgcagggctgcatcctcccagcccagggcatCCGTGGCTTCTCCCAagggcaggacaggcagagctgtgcgGTGGTGGCAACGCCAGTGATCCCAGGGAGGACAGACGTGGAGGTAACActgggaaagctgggaaagggggcttggcagccccttccagggTGATggtggctcctgctctgctctgtcacacagccccctgcaTGTCACTGCTCCTCGGCTCGCTCAGACACAAGGCACCTACGGCAGAGGCgggctccagctctgggctggccgAGTGTCGCACCGTGGAaggttaaaaaaacaaaacaaaacaaaaaatagacAAATCCCCCCCCCACACTGCTGCCTTCCTGTGTAGAAAAAAAGACCTGATTGGAACGGGGGCTTGtgcagagagaggcagaggCCGACAGCATTGCCCAACTCTCAGCTCTGGGTGCGGAAGGGAGGTGCACGGCCGTCGCCCGTGGGTGAGGGTCActcctctgccctgcagggTGGCACAAGGAGTGGCCACAGCcaagcctggagcagctgcccccaaGGCCCCGTCGGTGATGGGTGGCAGTGGGGCTGAGGCTAGAAGATGCCCTTGGCGATCTTCAGGCCTTTCTGCTTCATCCTGGGCAGGGTGGAGCTGGAGCCGTGCTTGATCTTCACCCCCTTGGAGAAGCCCCGCTTCTTGAGCACAAAGTCATAGTTGGCAGCGGAGTTCATGGCGTAGAAGACGTTGGCGTTGTCGGGGATCTTCAGCTCTGCAGGTGAACAAGGATGAGGGTCAGTCAGGGAAAAGGGACCAGAGTGGGGCTCAGGTTTGTCCCCAGGTGCTGGGACGCCTCTTGTTGCCACctcatcccagctccagcccggtgctgcccaggctgcagggctgcatgtcCCCAGGAAAGCCCCCAcacccagcacacacacacacctctctCCTCCGAGATGATCTGGACAAGCTCATAGTCTTCAGGCCGGTCCCCATCCAGGTTGTGTTTGGCCATGGCCTTGCGAATAACCACGGGGGTCTTGTCCTGGCTCGTCACCTGTGAGCACAGAGTGCTGTCAGCTCAGAACCCTGCTAAAGCCTCCCCACTCCTCCCAAACCGTGCCATGCCCATATCCAAACATGACAAGCCGCCCACCCCTCCCTGGGGGGGGGGTCACTGACCAGGATGCTCTTGTACATGTTGCCGTTGTCCACAGCCAGGCTGACCCGGATGATGCAACAGTCGTCGACCTGCTGGTTGTAGAGGGGCAGCGAGAGTGAGGAGTAGCTGGAGATGCCGGAGACCGAGCGCTTGTGTGTGCGGGAGGCCGTCACCGGCGTGGAGGagacggaggaggaggaggcactgCTGGAGCCTGAGCCGATGCCTGACGTGTCCAGGGAAGAGAGGGAGGTGGATTCCCAGAActggagggcagggaggagaggggatGCGGAGGACACAGTGGGTTTAGCTTCTCCATCGGCCACAGACGGGGCGTACCAGCGCTGGGGGAGGGAGGCCAGA is a genomic window of Passer domesticus isolate bPasDom1 chromosome 18, bPasDom1.hap1, whole genome shotgun sequence containing:
- the GTF3C5 gene encoding general transcription factor 3C polypeptide 5; translated protein: MAAARQRGPRGSAVLELPRAPRLVCVEYPGLVRDVGAMLRTLGGEQGVSRIYADPAKRLELYFRPKDPYCHPVCANRFPSSTMLLRVSRRTRRRQQLDPQEQSQPEVQFEMEILGIVTTVYKFQGMSDFQYLAMHSGPDGKQTSMYDKVLMLKPEKEEFFNRDLPLYIPPPIFSRLDTPVDYFYRPDIQHREGYNNPQVSAENLIGLSRARRPHNAIFVNFDDEEVPTKPLDAAVQNWKKVCTNPVDKKVEEELRKLFEVRPVWSRNAVKANISVHPDKLKVLLPYLAYYMLTGPWRSLWVRFGYDPRKHPEAKIYQVLDFRIRCGMKYGYAATDMPVKAKRSTYNYSLPITVKKQGSHTVSVHDLKQGLGSAGTSGEKKPPSSRYKLKESVYIFREGALPPYRQMFYQLCDLNVESLQKIIHRNDGTESECTERDGWCLAKTSDDLRDSMSLMIKQIIRSTRPALFSNTTSNEDGKEQLAYESGEDEDDEEEEEEDFKPSDGSENEMETEILDYV